The following proteins are co-located in the Aquarana catesbeiana isolate 2022-GZ linkage group LG02, ASM4218655v1, whole genome shotgun sequence genome:
- the CDKN1A gene encoding cyclin-dependent kinase inhibitor 1, whose product MDSARVILSQSNGSTEKVCRNLFGPVDHKRLRADYETLLNNTAEEARQRWNFNFVTETPLEGDYKWEKVDCINGNILCHEANGPDSSKRKQKLITDFFQVKRHCSAVPSLK is encoded by the exons atGGATTCAGCCAGGGTCATCCTCTCACAGTCTAATGGCAGCACTGAAAAGGTTTGCCGGAATCTCTTTGGACCTGTGGATCATAAGCGTCTCAGAGCAGACTATGAAACACTACTGAACAACACTGCGGAGGAGGCCAGACAAAGGTGGAACTTCAACTTTGTCACCGAGACCCCTCTAGAGGGGGACTACAAATGGGAGAAAGTGGATTGTATAAATGGCAATATTCTTTGTCATGAAGCCAATGGACCAGACTCATCCAAACGAAAGCAAAAGCTCATTACAG aTTTCTTTCAAGTGAAGCGTCACTGTTCTGCAGTTCCTTCTCTGAAATAG